A section of the bacterium genome encodes:
- a CDS encoding cytochrome c, producing the protein MTRKKNSLSPSATTLGLLVLAVLASGCRQDMHDQPRLEPLEGSTVFADGRASRPQVPGTIGRGQLRTDAYLYTGKVGNQLVDRLPVALTPKLLARGQERYNIYCAPCHARLGDGSGMIVQRGMRRPPSLHIQRLREAPAGYFFDVMTNGFGTMYSYADRVPPDDRWAIVAYIRALQLSQNATLDDVPAGQRAQLGATP; encoded by the coding sequence ATGACCCGCAAGAAGAATTCGCTTTCTCCCTCGGCCACCACGCTTGGTTTGTTGGTGCTGGCCGTGCTCGCGTCCGGCTGCCGGCAGGATATGCATGATCAGCCCCGCCTCGAGCCGCTGGAAGGCAGCACGGTTTTCGCGGATGGCCGTGCCTCGCGGCCTCAGGTGCCGGGCACCATCGGCCGCGGCCAGCTCCGCACCGATGCCTATCTTTACACCGGCAAAGTCGGCAACCAGTTGGTGGATCGCCTGCCCGTTGCCCTCACTCCGAAACTGCTGGCGCGCGGTCAGGAGCGCTACAACATTTACTGTGCGCCCTGCCATGCCCGCCTCGGTGACGGTAGCGGCATGATCGTGCAGCGCGGCATGCGCAGGCCGCCCTCTTTGCATATTCAGCGGCTGCGCGAAGCGCCGGCGGGATACTTTTTCGATGTGATGACCAATGGATTCGGAACCATGTACAGCTATGCCGATCGCGTGCCGCCCGATGATCGCTGGGCGATTGTGGCGTACATCCGCGCCCTGCAATTGAGCCAAAACGCCACGCTTGACGACGTGCCGGCCGGCCAGCGCGCCCAACTCGGAGCGACGCCATGA
- a CDS encoding DUF3341 domain-containing protein has product MNTGTKSTNDTALYGLLAEFATPGALLAAAKRTHAEGYRKVDAYSPFPIEGLAEAIHVHRNRLPRIVLIGGLVGCFVGFFFQYYAAVIDYPLNVGGRPFNSWPSFIPITFETTILFAAFTAVLAMFALNGLPQPYHPVFNVEPFERASRDRFFLCIQANDPKFDPLTTRAFLESLQPDAVHEVEP; this is encoded by the coding sequence ATGAATACCGGCACGAAATCGACCAACGACACTGCGCTCTACGGCCTGCTGGCCGAGTTCGCAACGCCCGGCGCGCTGCTGGCCGCGGCGAAACGCACGCATGCCGAAGGCTACCGCAAAGTGGATGCCTACTCGCCGTTTCCAATCGAAGGCCTGGCCGAAGCGATCCACGTGCATCGCAACCGCCTGCCGCGCATCGTTTTGATCGGCGGACTGGTGGGCTGCTTTGTCGGCTTCTTTTTTCAATATTATGCCGCCGTCATCGACTATCCGCTCAACGTCGGCGGCCGGCCGTTCAACAGTTGGCCCTCGTTCATTCCGATCACCTTCGAGACCACGATTTTGTTCGCCGCCTTTACCGCGGTGCTGGCGATGTTTGCGCTCAACGGCCTGCCGCAGCCTTATCATCCGGTGTTCAACGTCGAGCCTTTCGAGCGCGCCTCGCGCGACCGTTTTTTCCTGTGCATTCAGGCCAACGATCCCAAGTTCGATCCCCTGACGACCAGAGCCTTTTTGGAGAGCCTTCAACCCGACGCGGTGCACGAAGTCGAGCCTTGA
- the nrfD gene encoding polysulfide reductase NrfD yields the protein MAQTETLIKKLTNYRQEAPVLAPGHTYGSITDKVSAIVLTRKTPKGWIIGFTIAFAGVMMLFAALAYLFVKGVGIWGINNPVGWGFAIINLVWWIGIGHAGTLISAILLLFRQAWRTSINRFAEAMTLFAVACAGIFPLIHVGRPWLAYWLLPYPNTMALWPQTRSPLAWDVFAITTYASVSALFWYIGLLPDLATLRDRTKNRWLRLIYGFLAMGWRGSAVHWSRYETTYLLLAGLATPLVLSVHTVISFDFAMSIIPGWHATIFPPYFVAGAIYAGFAMVLILAIPLRAIYGLEDFITTVHLRNMAKIMLATGLIVAYGYAVEAFMAWYSGNQYEWYMMWNRWTGPYAPAYWALLLCNLLVPQLLWIEKVQSSTIWLFAISIVVSIGMWLERFVIVVTSLHRDFLPSAWGMYYPTTWDWATYLGTIGLFFALIFLFVRVLPAISIFEMRTLVPTEERK from the coding sequence ATGGCACAAACTGAAACGCTGATCAAAAAGCTGACAAACTACCGCCAGGAGGCGCCGGTACTCGCGCCCGGCCACACTTACGGCTCGATCACCGACAAGGTGAGCGCGATCGTGCTCACCCGCAAAACGCCCAAGGGCTGGATCATCGGATTCACCATTGCGTTTGCCGGCGTGATGATGCTGTTTGCCGCCCTTGCCTACTTGTTTGTCAAGGGCGTGGGCATCTGGGGCATCAACAATCCCGTGGGATGGGGCTTCGCGATCATCAACCTGGTCTGGTGGATCGGTATCGGCCACGCCGGCACGTTGATCTCCGCCATCCTGCTGTTGTTCCGGCAAGCTTGGCGAACTTCGATCAACCGCTTTGCCGAGGCCATGACGCTGTTTGCGGTGGCGTGTGCCGGCATCTTCCCGCTCATTCACGTCGGCCGGCCGTGGCTGGCATATTGGCTGTTGCCCTACCCCAACACCATGGCGCTGTGGCCGCAAACCCGCAGCCCGCTGGCGTGGGACGTGTTTGCCATCACCACGTATGCCTCGGTCTCGGCGCTGTTCTGGTATATCGGCCTGCTGCCCGATCTGGCCACGCTGCGCGATCGCACAAAGAACCGGTGGTTGCGCCTGATCTATGGCTTTCTTGCCATGGGCTGGCGCGGTTCGGCGGTGCACTGGTCGCGCTATGAAACCACCTACCTGCTGCTCGCCGGCCTGGCCACGCCGCTGGTGTTGTCGGTGCACACGGTGATCAGCTTCGACTTTGCGATGTCGATCATCCCCGGCTGGCACGCGACCATCTTTCCGCCCTACTTCGTGGCGGGCGCCATCTATGCCGGTTTCGCCATGGTTCTGATTCTCGCGATTCCGCTGCGCGCGATCTATGGTTTGGAAGATTTCATCACCACCGTGCATCTGCGCAACATGGCCAAGATCATGCTGGCCACCGGCTTGATCGTCGCTTATGGCTACGCCGTGGAGGCCTTCATGGCGTGGTACAGCGGCAACCAGTATGAATGGTACATGATGTGGAATCGCTGGACCGGCCCCTATGCCCCGGCTTACTGGGCCTTGCTCCTCTGCAACCTGCTCGTGCCGCAATTGTTGTGGATCGAAAAGGTGCAGAGCAGCACGATCTGGCTGTTCGCGATTTCGATCGTGGTCAGCATCGGCATGTGGCTGGAACGATTCGTCATCGTCGTCACCAGTCTGCACCGTGATTTTCTGCCCTCCGCGTGGGGCATGTATTATCCCACGACCTGGGACTGGGCGACCTATCTCGGCACCATCGGCTTGTTCTTCGCGCTGATCTTCCTGTTCGTGCGCGTGCTGCCCGCCATCTCGATCTTCGAGATGCGCACGCTGGTGCCCACGGAAGAACGCAAATAA
- a CDS encoding TAT-variant-translocated molybdopterin oxidoreductase has protein sequence MSTMTDTPHLDLEEIRRRLNGKQGKQYWRCLEELAETPAFQQFVENEFAPGVVDYSSAVNRRNFLKFMGASLALAGLNACTRQPVEKIFPYVQPPEQIVPGKPVYFATAMLQRGFAQGLLAESHMGRPTKVEGNPEHPASLGATDIFAQASVLTLYDPDRAQVVTRTGRVSTWEAFLSEFNLKLEALRQKQGAGLRVLTETVTSPTLADQLQRMRAAFPAAKWHQYEPTSRDHARAGATLAFGEVVETHYRFDRAAVVLALDADFLIDHPNSVRYAREFSSQRRVVDGEQKMNRLYMIESTPTLTGSMADHRWALPPAALENIVRAVAAECGIGSTPAALDSGQEKWIKAIADDLKSHRGAGIVIVGDSQPPVVHLLAHALNHALGNAGNTVVYTAPVEAEPVDQMASLRELVNDMNAGAVEVLVMMGGNPVFTAPADLDFAGALAKVGLRVQLSLHDDETAALCHWHIPESHYLESWSDGRAFDGSVTIIQPLIAPLYNSKSAHEMLAVMLGQSGSSGYDSVREYWQKQHNTPDFETFWQVSVHDGVVANTALPLKSVTFTGQLPPPTGTAAGASLAICFRPDPSVGDGRFANNGWLQELPKPLTKLTWDNAALLSPATAQRLKLQNEEVVELQYQGRTVNAPVWIMPGHPEATVTVHFGYGRSRGGQLASGTGFNAYALRTSAAPWFGHGLEIRKTGERHRLATSQMHHSMENRHLVRTGTLAEFVAHPEFIHEMGHEPAPEMTLYPEHKYEDNAWGMVIDLNACLGCNACTIACQSENNIAVVGKEQVLIGREMHWIRVDRYYEGDLDHPDTYHQPVPCMHCEKAPCEPVCPVGATVHSSEGLNDMVYNRCVGTRYCANNCPYKVRRFNFLLYSDFETPIVKLQRNPDVTVRSRGVMEKCTYCVQRINAARIEAKKEERAIADGEILTACQQVCPAQAIIFGNLNDPNSRVAKLKESPLNYGLLTDLNTRPRTTYLARLRNPNPALAEESSHA, from the coding sequence ATGAGCACGATGACCGATACCCCTCACCTCGATTTGGAGGAGATTCGCCGGCGCTTGAACGGCAAGCAGGGCAAGCAGTATTGGCGCTGTCTGGAAGAGTTGGCCGAAACGCCGGCCTTCCAGCAGTTCGTGGAAAATGAATTCGCGCCCGGTGTGGTGGATTATTCCAGCGCCGTCAATCGCCGCAATTTTCTCAAGTTCATGGGCGCCTCGCTGGCGCTCGCCGGTCTGAATGCGTGCACGCGCCAGCCGGTGGAGAAGATTTTTCCCTACGTGCAGCCGCCCGAGCAAATCGTGCCCGGCAAGCCGGTCTATTTTGCCACGGCCATGCTGCAGCGCGGTTTCGCGCAGGGTTTGCTGGCGGAAAGCCACATGGGCCGGCCCACCAAAGTCGAAGGCAATCCCGAGCATCCTGCCAGCCTGGGCGCAACGGACATTTTCGCGCAAGCCTCGGTGCTGACACTCTATGATCCCGACCGGGCGCAGGTGGTCACGCGCACGGGCCGGGTGAGCACGTGGGAAGCTTTTCTCTCCGAGTTCAACTTGAAGCTGGAAGCGCTGCGCCAAAAGCAGGGCGCAGGCCTGCGCGTGCTCACCGAAACCGTCACTTCTCCGACGCTGGCGGATCAGTTGCAGCGCATGCGGGCAGCCTTCCCGGCGGCCAAATGGCATCAATACGAACCCACCAGCCGCGATCATGCCCGCGCCGGTGCCACCCTGGCATTCGGCGAAGTGGTGGAGACGCACTATCGCTTCGACCGCGCCGCGGTGGTTCTCGCGCTCGACGCCGATTTTCTCATCGATCATCCCAACAGCGTACGTTACGCCCGCGAATTTTCCAGCCAGCGTCGCGTCGTGGACGGCGAGCAGAAGATGAACCGGCTCTACATGATCGAAAGCACGCCCACCCTGACCGGCAGTATGGCGGATCATCGTTGGGCGCTGCCGCCGGCTGCCCTCGAGAATATTGTGCGGGCGGTGGCAGCGGAATGCGGCATTGGCAGCACGCCGGCTGCGCTCGACAGCGGCCAGGAGAAATGGATCAAAGCCATTGCCGATGATTTGAAGTCTCACCGCGGCGCCGGCATTGTGATCGTGGGCGACAGCCAGCCGCCGGTGGTGCATCTGCTGGCGCACGCTTTGAATCATGCGTTGGGCAATGCCGGCAACACCGTCGTGTACACCGCGCCGGTCGAGGCCGAGCCGGTCGACCAAATGGCCTCGCTGCGCGAATTGGTCAATGACATGAACGCCGGCGCCGTCGAAGTGCTGGTGATGATGGGCGGCAATCCCGTATTCACCGCGCCCGCTGACCTGGATTTCGCCGGTGCACTCGCGAAAGTGGGTCTGCGCGTGCAGCTCAGTCTGCATGATGATGAAACCGCCGCGTTGTGCCACTGGCATATTCCCGAATCACACTATCTCGAGTCGTGGAGTGACGGCCGCGCTTTCGACGGCTCGGTGACGATCATCCAGCCGCTGATTGCGCCGCTGTACAACAGCAAATCTGCGCATGAGATGCTGGCCGTCATGCTCGGCCAAAGCGGTTCGAGCGGCTACGACAGCGTGCGCGAGTATTGGCAGAAGCAGCATAATACGCCGGACTTTGAAACCTTCTGGCAGGTGTCGGTGCATGACGGTGTAGTGGCCAACACCGCACTACCGCTGAAGTCCGTTACGTTCACCGGCCAGTTGCCGCCGCCAACCGGAACGGCAGCCGGCGCGAGTCTCGCCATTTGCTTTCGGCCAGACCCCAGCGTGGGTGATGGACGCTTCGCCAACAACGGCTGGCTGCAAGAGTTGCCCAAGCCGCTCACCAAGCTCACTTGGGACAATGCCGCGTTGCTCAGCCCGGCAACCGCACAGCGCCTAAAATTGCAGAATGAGGAGGTCGTCGAACTGCAGTATCAAGGCCGCACGGTCAATGCGCCGGTGTGGATCATGCCCGGCCATCCCGAAGCAACTGTGACCGTTCACTTCGGCTATGGCCGTAGCCGCGGCGGCCAGCTTGCCAGCGGCACCGGATTCAATGCTTATGCGTTGCGTACCTCGGCAGCGCCCTGGTTTGGGCACGGCCTGGAAATCCGCAAGACCGGCGAGCGCCATCGCCTGGCCACCAGCCAGATGCATCACAGCATGGAGAATCGCCATCTCGTGCGCACCGGCACACTGGCGGAGTTCGTCGCGCATCCGGAGTTCATCCATGAGATGGGCCACGAGCCGGCGCCGGAGATGACGCTCTACCCCGAGCACAAATACGAAGACAACGCCTGGGGGATGGTGATCGATTTGAATGCCTGCCTCGGCTGCAATGCCTGCACGATCGCCTGCCAGTCGGAGAACAACATCGCGGTGGTCGGCAAGGAGCAGGTGCTCATCGGCCGCGAGATGCACTGGATTCGCGTGGATCGCTACTACGAAGGCGATCTCGATCATCCCGACACCTACCATCAGCCGGTGCCGTGCATGCACTGCGAAAAGGCGCCGTGTGAGCCGGTTTGTCCGGTGGGCGCGACGGTGCACAGCTCCGAAGGCTTGAATGACATGGTCTACAACCGCTGCGTGGGCACACGCTACTGCGCCAACAACTGCCCCTACAAAGTGCGGCGCTTCAACTTCCTGCTGTATTCCGATTTCGAAACGCCGATCGTCAAGCTGCAGCGCAACCCCGATGTCACCGTACGCTCGCGCGGGGTGATGGAAAAATGCACCTACTGCGTGCAACGCATCAACGCGGCGCGCATCGAAGCCAAGAAGGAAGAACGCGCCATCGCCGACGGCGAGATTCTCACCGCCTGCCAGCAGGTGTGCCCGGCGCAAGCGATCATCTTCGGCAATCTCAATGACCCGAACAGCCGCGTGGCCAAGCTGAAAGAGAGCCCGCTCAACTATGGCCTGCTGACTGATTTGAACACCCGGCCCCGCACCACGTATCTGGCGCGGCTGCGCAATCCCAACCCGGCCCTGGCGGAAGAAAGCAGCCACGCGTAA
- a CDS encoding cytochrome c family protein: MAQIFHPSTNTLSKVSIFGAVFFVGGFLWLMLVLERSSYVTQANVVREQPVAFSHRHHVGQLGIDCRYCHTSVEESAFAGIPATKTCMTCHSQIHTTAEILEPVRESWRSDRAIAWVRVNDLPDFAYFNHSIHLKKGVGCVTCHGPIQEMALTWRENPLEMAWCLQCHRNPEKFVRPRDQVFSTTWQAEDQEKLGAQLVQEYQIRKLTDCSICHR, encoded by the coding sequence ATGGCTCAGATTTTTCATCCGAGTACAAACACCCTTTCCAAAGTAAGCATTTTCGGCGCAGTCTTTTTTGTCGGCGGTTTCCTGTGGTTGATGCTGGTTCTTGAACGTTCCTCCTACGTGACGCAGGCCAATGTGGTGCGCGAGCAGCCCGTGGCCTTCAGCCACCGCCATCACGTCGGCCAACTCGGCATCGACTGCCGTTACTGCCACACCTCCGTGGAAGAAAGCGCTTTCGCCGGCATTCCCGCCACGAAAACCTGCATGACCTGCCATTCCCAGATTCACACCACCGCGGAAATCCTCGAGCCGGTGCGCGAAAGCTGGCGCAGCGATCGTGCGATTGCCTGGGTGCGGGTCAATGATCTCCCCGACTTCGCTTATTTCAACCACAGCATCCATCTGAAAAAGGGAGTCGGGTGCGTGACCTGTCACGGCCCGATTCAGGAGATGGCGCTCACCTGGCGCGAGAACCCGTTGGAGATGGCTTGGTGTCTGCAATGCCATCGCAATCCGGAGAAATTCGTACGGCCGCGCGACCAGGTTTTCAGCACCACCTGGCAGGCGGAGGATCAAGAGAAACTCGGCGCCCAACTGGTGCAGGAATATCAGATTCGCAAACTAACCGATTGTTCCATTTGCCATCGATGA
- the glpK gene encoding glycerol kinase GlpK, whose amino-acid sequence MKYLLALDQGTTSSRSIIFDQEGRMLAWAQQEFQQHYPRPGWVEHDPEEIWETQLSTARAALQKAGLRGSDLLAIGITNQRETTLLWERKTGMPVHPAIVWQDRRTAAICEELRASKWRQEISQRTGLVADPYFSATKIKWLLDNVPGLRPRAQQGDLAFGTIDTWLLWKLTGGKVHATDCSNASRTMLFNIHEVDWDRDLLAAFDIPAALLPKVRPSSSLFGLAAAEWLGAEIPIAGIAGDQQAALFGQTCFQPGMLKNTYGTGCFMLMQTGGQVFASKHGLLTTIAWQIGGGKVQYALEGSVFVAGAVVQWLRDELQIINSAAEIEHLAAQAKDNGGVYLVPAFTGLGSPYWDAEARGTIVGLTRGTNRSHLARAALEAIAYQARDLAEAMQEDANTTITELRVDGGAVRNDLLMQFQADIVPTPVVRPAVTETTALGAAYLAGLAVGCWRDLDDLAQHWREETRFSPRMPEDERQHLYQNWRKAVTRARGWLRSQ is encoded by the coding sequence TGCTGGCCTGGGCGCAGCAGGAATTCCAGCAGCATTATCCCCGGCCCGGCTGGGTGGAGCATGATCCCGAGGAAATTTGGGAGACGCAACTGAGCACCGCGCGCGCCGCGCTGCAGAAAGCCGGATTGCGCGGCAGCGACCTCTTGGCGATCGGCATCACCAATCAACGCGAGACCACTTTGCTGTGGGAGCGCAAGACCGGCATGCCCGTGCATCCCGCCATTGTCTGGCAGGATCGGCGCACCGCCGCGATCTGCGAAGAGCTGCGCGCGAGCAAGTGGCGCCAGGAGATTTCCCAGCGCACCGGCCTGGTGGCGGATCCCTATTTCTCCGCCACGAAAATCAAGTGGCTGTTGGACAATGTTCCGGGGCTGCGGCCGCGCGCCCAGCAGGGCGATCTCGCCTTCGGTACGATCGACACCTGGCTGTTGTGGAAGCTGACCGGCGGCAAGGTTCACGCGACGGATTGCTCGAATGCCTCGCGCACAATGTTGTTCAACATTCATGAAGTTGATTGGGATCGCGATTTGCTGGCGGCGTTCGATATTCCGGCGGCGCTACTGCCCAAAGTGCGGCCCAGCAGCAGCCTCTTTGGGCTGGCGGCTGCGGAGTGGTTGGGCGCGGAGATTCCGATTGCCGGCATCGCGGGCGATCAGCAAGCCGCCCTGTTCGGGCAAACCTGTTTTCAGCCGGGCATGCTGAAAAACACCTATGGCACCGGCTGTTTCATGCTCATGCAAACCGGCGGGCAGGTGTTTGCTTCGAAGCACGGCCTGCTGACCACGATTGCCTGGCAGATCGGCGGCGGCAAAGTGCAATATGCGCTCGAAGGCTCGGTGTTTGTCGCGGGCGCCGTGGTGCAGTGGCTGCGCGATGAATTGCAAATCATCAACTCGGCGGCCGAGATCGAGCACTTGGCGGCGCAGGCAAAAGACAATGGCGGAGTCTATCTCGTGCCGGCGTTCACCGGGCTGGGTTCACCGTATTGGGATGCTGAGGCGCGCGGTACGATCGTGGGGTTGACGCGCGGCACTAATCGCAGCCATCTGGCGCGCGCCGCGCTGGAAGCCATTGCCTATCAAGCGCGCGATCTTGCCGAGGCGATGCAGGAAGACGCCAACACCACCATCACCGAATTGCGCGTGGACGGCGGCGCCGTGCGTAATGACTTGCTCATGCAGTTTCAGGCGGACATCGTGCCCACTCCGGTGGTGCGTCCGGCGGTGACGGAGACCACGGCGCTGGGCGCTGCTTATCTGGCGGGATTGGCGGTTGGCTGCTGGCGCGATCTCGATGACCTCGCACAACACTGGCGCGAGGAAACGCGCTTTTCACCGCGGATGCCGGAGGACGAGCGCCAGCATCTTTATCAAAACTGGCGCAAGGCCGTGACCCGCGCGCGCGGATGGTTAAGGAGCCAATGA